TGACCAAGGATCTCGCCACACTCGACCAGCAACTCGCAGAGGTCGCCGCGGACGTGGCGCACGCGCTGGTTGCGCGCCGAGAGACCATTGTCGTGGTCGAGTCCTCCGCCGGCGGGCTGATCTCGTCGGCGCTCCTCTCGCAGGCCGGCGCTTCGACCTACTTTCTGGGGGGCGCGGTCGTCTACACCGCGGCATCCCGCGAAGCGCTTCTAGGCATCACCCTTGACGACATGCAGGGCATGCGCTCGGCATCCGAGCCCTATGCCCAGCTGCTGGCCCGAACGGCAAGAGCGCGGCTCGGAGCCGGCTGGTGCCTGGCTGAAACCGGCGCCGCCGGGCCCAGCGGCAATCGCTATGGCGATGCCGCCGGCCATGCCTGCCTCGCCATCGACGGCCCGACAGCGGTGGAGGTCCAGACCCTTGAGACAGGATCTGGCGACCGCGCCGCCAACATGCGGGTCTTTGCGATCACCGCTTTGGCGATGCTCGCCAAAGCCCTCTGAGGCTTAGTCGCGCACCAGGACGTTGCGGAACTGCCAGGGATCGGACGTGTCGATGTCCTCCGGGAAGAAGCCGGGGCGGCCTTCCAGCGGCGTCCAGTCGGTATAGGCACCGATCACCGGTCCGAGATAGGGCCGCTGGACCTCGAGGCAACGGCGGAAATCGACATCGTCAGCCTCGACAATGCCGGCTTCCGGGTTCTCGAGAGCCCAGACCATGCCGGCCAGGACCGCCGACGAGACCTGCAGGCCGGTGGCATTCTGGTAGGGCGCGATCCGCCTGGTCTCTTCGATGGAGAGCTGCGAGCCATACCAATAGGCGTTCTTGCCATGGCCGTAGAGCAGCACGCCCAGTTCGTCGATGCCGTCCTCGATCTCGTTCTCGTCAAGGATGTGCCAGGACGGCTGGCGCTTGCCGGCCGCGCCGAACATCTCGTGCAGCGACAGCACGGCGTCGTTTGGCGGGTGATAGGCATAGTGGCAGGTCGGCCGGTAGGTGACGTTCCCGGCCGCATCGCGCACCGTGAAATAGTCCGCGATCGAGATCGCCTCGTTGTGGGTCACCAGGAACCCGTACTGCGCGCCCATGGTCGGGCACCACGAGCGCACGCGGGTATTGGCGCCGGGCTGCAGCAGGTAGATCGCGGCGCCGCAGCCCTTGCGGTGCTTGCGCGCGTTCTTCGGCATCCAGGTCTCGTGGGTACCCCAGCCGAGTTCGGCGGGCTGCAGGCCTTCGGACACGAAGCCCTCGACCGACCATGTGTTGACGAAGACGTTCGGCGGCTTGGGCTTCTTCGAGCGCTGGGTATCCCGCTCGGCGACGTGGATGCCCTTGATGCCCGCCTTTGCAGCAAGCGCTGCCCACTCGGCCTTGGACTTCGGCTCCGTGAAGGTCAGCCCGAGATCAGTCGCAACATTCAGCAGCGCCTGCTTGACGAACCAGGAGACCATGCCCGGATTGGCGCCGCAGCACGACACCGCCGTGGTACCGCCCGGGTTCTTCGTCCGCGCGTCCAGCACGCGCTCGCGCAGCATGTAGTTGGAGCGCGCGGCCGGACCCTTGGAGGAATCGAAATAGAAGCCGGCCCAGGGCTCGGCCACTGTGTCGATGTAGAAGCAGCCGAGCTTGCGGCAGAATTCCATGATGTCGACCGAACCGGTATCGACCGACAGGTTGACGCAGAAGCCCTGGCCCCCGCCCTTGGTGAGCAGCGGCTTGAGCAGCTTCTTGTAATTGTCCTTGGTGACAGCAGCCTGGATGTAGCGGATGCCGAGCTCGTCCAGGAGATGCCGGTCGGAATCGACAGGGTCGATCACCACAAGCCGCTTCTTGTCGAACGTGAAGTGGCGCTCCAGCAGCGGCAAGGTGCCGCGGCCGATGGAGCCGAAGCCGATCATGACGATCGGGCCGGTGATTTCGTGATAGACAGGCCACTGGCTCATGGAAGTCTCCAGAACGGACAGCTGCTAGGCTTCAGGACAACGCAAGACGGGGTCCCGGCCGCTCGGACGGAACCCCATCGATGATGGCGCGCATTGGCCACGCCAAGTCCCTCCCGTCAACGACTTTCCTGTGTCGGGACGATGACGGAACAAGTCTCTGGCCGTGATCGGCGCCTCGGTTATAGTTCAACGGTCGACCGGGATGCCGGTCAGGCCAACGAACAAATCGCATCAAGGGGAGAAGACGATGACGAAGCTGGAACGCTCTGTCGGCGAACTGTATCGCGACGATCCCGCCCGTGCCGAGGCCGAGATCTTCGGCCGTCGCGCCGAGGGCAGGGGCGCCTCCCGCCGTGGTTTCCTCGGCGGGGCCGGCCTTGCTGCCATGACCGCAGCCGTCGGCGGCACCATTGTCTATTCGGAACTCTTGCCTGAAGGCCTGATCCCGGCAGCCATGGCGCAGACCGCACCTCCGCCGCCCGCCGCGCCGGCGGCCGCACCATCGGGTCCGCAGCCGCTGACCTATCCGGGCAAGTCCAATGGCCTGATCCTGCTGCAGGACCGGCCGCTGGTCGCCGAAACGCCGGAGCACCTCCTCGACGACGCGACCACGCCGACCGACAAGTTCTTCGTCCGCAACAACGGCCAGATCGGCCCTGAGACCGCCAACCCGGATGCGCATGTCGTCGTCATCGATGGCGAGGTCAACACGCCGCTGCGCCTCACCGTCGGCGAGCTGAAGAGCCGCTTCCGGGCTGTAACTTATCGGCTCCAGCTGGAATGCGGCGGCAATGGCCGCGCGGCCTTCTCGCCGCAGGCCCGCGGCAACCAGTGGGGCAATGGTGCCATCGGCTGCGCCGAATGGACTGGTGTGCCGTTGCGCGACGTGCTGAAGGCGGCAGGTGTGAAGCCCTCCGCTGTCCACACCGGCTATTTCGGCGCCGATCCGCACCTCTCGGGCGATGCGTCGCGGCAGTCGATCTCCCGCGGCACGCCGATGGCCAAGGCCATGGACCGGCACACCCTGGTCGCCTTCGCCATGAACGGCCAGCCGATCCCGCACATCCACGGCGACCCAGTGCGCATCATCACGCCGGGCTGGCCCGGTTCCACCTCGCCAAAATGGCTGACCCGCGTCTGGGTCCGCGACAAGGTCCATGACGGCGCCGGCATGGGCGGCACGAGCTATCGCATCCCGACCGTTCCGATCGTTCCCGGGTCGAATGTCGATGGCCGCGAGAATTTCGCCGACATGCACTCCATGCCGGTGCGCTCGATCCTGACGAGCCACGCCAACGGCACGAAGCTCGCGAAAGGTACGCGCCGCCTCGACATCCGCGGTGCCGCGTGGGCAGGCGATCTCGATGTCCGGCGCGTCGATGTGTCTGTCGACTTCGGCCAGACATGGCGGCCGATGCGCATGTCAGAACTTCGCAACCGCTACGACTGGCGACGCTGGAGCGGCACGATCGAATTCCCGACCGACGGCTATTACGAGGTGTGGACCAGGGCGCAGGACCGCTCCGGCCGGTACCAGCCCCATGTCGCGGCCAACTGGAACCCGCAGGGCTATGGCGCCAATCCCTTCCACCGGATTGCCGTTCTGATTGGTTGAGCCCATGCATCTCCCCCGTGCACTGCTCGTCGCGCTGGCCGTCCTGGCCGGCGCGGCCACCCATCCGACCCTTGCCCAGCAACCCGCGTTCCAGCCGGGCGCCGAGACCCCGGAGGTGTGGCCAGCGGGCCCTGGGCGAGAGGAAACCTTCTACCAATGCACCGCCTGCCATGCGACCGGGCTGATCACCCGCATCGGCATGACCAGGGCTCAATGGAACGACATCATCGACCAGATGGTGGCGAAGAACGCCATGCCCGAACCCGAGGCGGCCGACCGGAAGGTCTATCTCGACTATCTCTCGGCGGCCTTCCCGCCGCGGGCACCCCAGCAGGGCGGCGGCAACTGGCGCAATCCGTTCCAGCCGCAACGATAACGGCGAAGCCGGGTTAGCGAGGGCGTGAGGCAAGAGGCCCCCGACACGCACTCCCCTTTACGGGGGCGGCCGGGTCAGCGCCGGGCCAGCGCCTTTTCGATCTCGGGCCGGATCACGGTGGCAAGACTCTGCTGCGTGATCGGCCCCACATGCTTGTAGGCGATCCGCCCGTCGCGACCGACGATGAAGGTCTCCGGCACGCCGTACACGCCCCAGTCGATCGAGGCGCGCCCGTTCGGGTCGACGCCAATCAGCTGATAGGGATTGCCGTTACGGCCGAGGAACCGGCGCGCATTGTCGGGCTGGTCCTTCTGGTTGATGCCGGCCATCCGGATTCGGGTGTCGCGGGCAAGCTCGACCAGCATCGGGTGCTCCTCGTGACAGGGCACGCACCAGGACGCGAAGACATTCACGACGGTGACCTGCCCCTTGAGATCGGCGGTCGAGAAGCCGGGCCGGCCGCTCTCGGGCAAGGGCGCGAGGCTGAAGACCGGAGCGTCGCGGCCGATCAAGGCCGATGGCAGGCGCTGCGGATCACCGCGCAGCCCCACCACGAACAACACGACCAGGCCCACGAACAAAACCAGCGGCAGCAGCGCCAGCCATGCACGCCGCCTTGGTGCGGGGCTTTCAGAATCGGGGCTGTCGACAGCGGGGCTCATGGCTGGTCCCCCTGGCGAGTGGATCGGCGGGTCAGACCGCGGCGTTCGAGATCGGCCAGCACGGCGCGCTGCTGGCGGTGGTCAACGACCACCCAGACGATCAGCCCGAGAACGGTCGCAGCCGTCAGCAGATAGGACCCGACAATGAACCCCGCATGGGGTCCCTGCCCGAGGAAGTCCGGACCAAACATGATCAGCCCCCCGCGGCCGGTTCGAAATGGGCCGGCGTGCTCTCACGCTGCGCATGGACCAACCGGATCGCCCTGACACGACGGCGCAGCACCTCGTTCCTCATGGCGGCAAGGTGGAGCACCACGAACAGAACGGTGAAGGCGAGGGCCGCCACCAGCAACGGCACCAGGATGGACGGGTGAATGGTCGGACCGCCCAGACGGAACACCGAGGCGGGCTGGTGCAGCGTGTTCCACCAGTCGACCGAGAACTTGACGATCGGGATATTGACCGAACCGACCAGCGTCATCACCGCGACGGCGCGGCCGGCTCGGCCGGGATCATCGACCGTTCGCCACAGCGCGATCAGCCCCAGATACATGATCAGCAGAACCAGTTCGGACGTCAGTCGCGCGTCCCAAATCCACCAGGTTCCCCACATGGGCCGGCCCCACAAGGAACCGGTCGCCAGGCAGATGAAGGTGAATGCGGCCCCGATGGGTGCAGCCGCCTTGGCTGAGACATCGGCCAGAGGATGCCGGAAAACCAGGGTTCCGAGCGCCGAGACTGCCATCAGCGAATAGCAGAACAGCGACAGCCAGGCAGCCGGCACATGGATGAACATGATCCGGACAGTGGCGCCCTGCTGGTAATCGTCCGGAGCTGAGGCAAAGGCGAGGTAGCCGGCCACGGCAAACAGCACGAAGGTACCCGCCGCGAGCCAGGGCAGGATGCGGGCGGTGAACGCCAGGAACCGGGTCGGGTTGGCGAGATCGAGAAGCGCCATGATGAGCACCACTTAGAGGCGCGACGGATC
This region of Phreatobacter aquaticus genomic DNA includes:
- a CDS encoding sulfite oxidase; this translates as MTKLERSVGELYRDDPARAEAEIFGRRAEGRGASRRGFLGGAGLAAMTAAVGGTIVYSELLPEGLIPAAMAQTAPPPPAAPAAAPSGPQPLTYPGKSNGLILLQDRPLVAETPEHLLDDATTPTDKFFVRNNGQIGPETANPDAHVVVIDGEVNTPLRLTVGELKSRFRAVTYRLQLECGGNGRAAFSPQARGNQWGNGAIGCAEWTGVPLRDVLKAAGVKPSAVHTGYFGADPHLSGDASRQSISRGTPMAKAMDRHTLVAFAMNGQPIPHIHGDPVRIITPGWPGSTSPKWLTRVWVRDKVHDGAGMGGTSYRIPTVPIVPGSNVDGRENFADMHSMPVRSILTSHANGTKLAKGTRRLDIRGAAWAGDLDVRRVDVSVDFGQTWRPMRMSELRNRYDWRRWSGTIEFPTDGYYEVWTRAQDRSGRYQPHVAANWNPQGYGANPFHRIAVLIG
- a CDS encoding DsbE family thiol:disulfide interchange protein — its product is MSPAVDSPDSESPAPRRRAWLALLPLVLFVGLVVLFVVGLRGDPQRLPSALIGRDAPVFSLAPLPESGRPGFSTADLKGQVTVVNVFASWCVPCHEEHPMLVELARDTRIRMAGINQKDQPDNARRFLGRNGNPYQLIGVDPNGRASIDWGVYGVPETFIVGRDGRIAYKHVGPITQQSLATVIRPEIEKALARR
- a CDS encoding heme ABC transporter permease, producing MALLDLANPTRFLAFTARILPWLAAGTFVLFAVAGYLAFASAPDDYQQGATVRIMFIHVPAAWLSLFCYSLMAVSALGTLVFRHPLADVSAKAAAPIGAAFTFICLATGSLWGRPMWGTWWIWDARLTSELVLLIMYLGLIALWRTVDDPGRAGRAVAVMTLVGSVNIPIVKFSVDWWNTLHQPASVFRLGGPTIHPSILVPLLVAALAFTVLFVVLHLAAMRNEVLRRRVRAIRLVHAQRESTPAHFEPAAGG
- a CDS encoding CinA family protein; translated protein: MTKDLATLDQQLAEVAADVAHALVARRETIVVVESSAGGLISSALLSQAGASTYFLGGAVVYTAASREALLGITLDDMQGMRSASEPYAQLLARTARARLGAGWCLAETGAAGPSGNRYGDAAGHACLAIDGPTAVEVQTLETGSGDRAANMRVFAITALAMLAKAL
- a CDS encoding homospermidine synthase, whose amino-acid sequence is MSQWPVYHEITGPIVMIGFGSIGRGTLPLLERHFTFDKKRLVVIDPVDSDRHLLDELGIRYIQAAVTKDNYKKLLKPLLTKGGGQGFCVNLSVDTGSVDIMEFCRKLGCFYIDTVAEPWAGFYFDSSKGPAARSNYMLRERVLDARTKNPGGTTAVSCCGANPGMVSWFVKQALLNVATDLGLTFTEPKSKAEWAALAAKAGIKGIHVAERDTQRSKKPKPPNVFVNTWSVEGFVSEGLQPAELGWGTHETWMPKNARKHRKGCGAAIYLLQPGANTRVRSWCPTMGAQYGFLVTHNEAISIADYFTVRDAAGNVTYRPTCHYAYHPPNDAVLSLHEMFGAAGKRQPSWHILDENEIEDGIDELGVLLYGHGKNAYWYGSQLSIEETRRIAPYQNATGLQVSSAVLAGMVWALENPEAGIVEADDVDFRRCLEVQRPYLGPVIGAYTDWTPLEGRPGFFPEDIDTSDPWQFRNVLVRD
- the ccmD gene encoding heme exporter protein CcmD, whose amino-acid sequence is MFGPDFLGQGPHAGFIVGSYLLTAATVLGLIVWVVVDHRQQRAVLADLERRGLTRRSTRQGDQP